The following proteins are encoded in a genomic region of Gouania willdenowi chromosome 6, fGouWil2.1, whole genome shotgun sequence:
- the slc26a5 gene encoding prestin: MEDTRMVKQQSLHSDLPPMEQEEECAASVGPEEDADRPLMYRIERPVYNERLIQASVLKRKDNTSTLRQRLAEKFQCSSQKAKSAALSFLPILTWLPYYPVKQYLFSDVVSGLSTGVVQLPQGLAYAMLAALPPVYGLYSSFYPVVLYTFFGTSRHISIGTFAVISLMIGGVVVREAPDSMFYVFPANGSNISVPVVNIEARDTRRVQLAVVLTTLVGIIQMVFGLLRFGFVAIYLTEPLVRGFTTAAAVHVVVSQLKYLLGVKTQRYAGPLSVVYSLKAVLLDIPNTNVTTILLGLACLVFLYGTKHINERFKNKLLIPIPGEIIVVIVSTGISYGLSLSDHYQVDVVGKIPSGLLPPSVPHFSLLPNLISDSFAVAIVGFSMGISLAKIFALKHGYSVDGNQELIALGLCNFISSFFQTFAITCSMSRSLVQESTGGKTQIAGLLGSLLVLLVVVAIGFVFQPLPQTVLAAIIMVNLLGMFKQFRDIPHLWRTSKIELVIWLVAFVASVLLGLDYGLLVALTFAILTVVYRTQSPKSSVLGHVAHTGLYCDVDEYEEAAEYEGIKIFHFNSSIYFANSDLYVNTLKDKTGVNLSQTQTVQKSPQKRKKSSNLSSPLKMCATYKDESVTHEVLPREQRNGLLVDKHSSDVSEEVVSLQPIGSLHSVILDWTSVSFIDSVGAKAIKQVVKEYAAVDVRVAIAGCNRNVLSELDTLQFFTGNMSTDLMFPTVHDAVLHCNKLRSHQSAASTSNMSWREETPETENKPWDMTPRDIL; the protein is encoded by the exons ATGGAGGATACACGAATGGTGAAACAGCAAAGCCTGCACTCTGATCTCCCTCCTATGGAGCAAGAAGAAGAATGTGCAGCATCAGTTGGACCAGAGGAGGACGCAGACAGGCCACTGATGTACAGAATCGAACGTCCAGTTTACAATGAAAGGCTAATTCAGGCGTCTGTTCTGAAGCGCAAAGATAACACCTCCACTCTGCGTCAACGACTGGCTGAAAAGTTCCA ATGCTCGTCGCAGAAGGCCAAATCTGCCGCCCTGAGCTTCCTGCCAATTCTGACATGGCTTCCATACTACCCAGTCAAGCAGTATCTTTTCTCAGATGTGGTCTCAGGTCTCAGCACCGGAGTGGTCCAGTTACCCCAAG GACTGGCCTACGCCATGCTGGCTGCTCTGCCTCCAGTGTATGGCTTGTACTCGTCCTTCTACCCTGTAGTGCTGTATACCTTCTTTGGCACATCCCGACACATATCAATAG GCACCTTTGCTGTCATCAGTCTGATGATTGGAGGCGTTGTTGTGAGAGAGGCTCCAGACTCCATGTTTTACGTCTTTCCTGCCAACGGATCCAACATCTCTGTCCCGGTCGTGAATATTGAGGCTCGTGATACCAGAAGGGTCCAGCTGGCTGTGGTTCTTACCACTCTGGTGGGAATTATCCAG ATGGTCTTTGGCCTACTCCGGTTTGGCTTCGTAGCGATTTACCTCACAGAGCCTCTGGTGCGAGGTTTTACCACTGCAGCTGCTGTGCACGTGGTCGTATCCCAGCTGAAGTACCTGTTAGGGGTGAAAACGCAGCGCTACGCAGGGCCACTCTCTGTTGTCTAT AGCCTTAAAGCAGTGTTGCTTGACATCCCTAACACCAACGTTACCACTATTCTCCTGGGCCTTGCATGTCTCGTCTTTCTGTACGGAACCAAACACATTAATGAACGCTTCAAGAACAAGCTGCTCATTCCCATTCCAGGAGAGATCATTGTGGTCATCGTGTCTACTGGTATCTCGTATGGACTGTCTCTGTCAGACCACTACCAAGTGGACGTGGTCGGGAAGATACCATCAGG GCTTCTCCCTCCTTCTGTCCCACACTTCTCCCTGTTACCAAATTTGATCTCCGATTCCTTCGCAGTAGCCATAGTTGGATTCTCTATGGGGATCTCGCTCGCCAAGATCTTCGCCCTGAAACATGGCTACAGTGTGGACGGCAATCAG GAGCTGATTGCCCTGGGCCTGTGTAACTTCATCAGTTCTTTCTTCCAGACATTTGCCATCACATGCTCCATGTCCAGGAGCTTAGTGCAGGAGAGCACTGGAGGAAAAACACag attGCAGGGCTGCTGGGCTCTTTACTGGTGCTGCTAGTCGTGGTGGCCATCGGGTTTGTGTTCCAGCCGCTCCCTCAG ACTGTTCTCGCTGCCATCATCATGGTCAATCTGCTGGGAATGTTTAAGCAGTTCAGAGACATTCCTCATCTGTGGAGGACCAGCAAGATTGAACTG GTCATCTGGCTGGTGGCCTTTGTAGCATCGGTACTGTTGGGTCTGGATTATGGCCTTCTGGTGGCTCTGACGTTTGCCATACTAACGGTTGTTTACAGAACACAGAG CCCTAAAAGTTCAGTCCTTGGACATGTTGCCCACACTGGGCTTTACTGTGATGTGGATGAATATGAAGAG GCAGCAGAGTACGAGGGGATTAAGATTTTCCACTTCAACTCTTCAATCTACTTTGCCAACAGTGATCTTTATGTGAACACCCTCAAAGACAAG ACAGGAGTAAACCTTTCCCAGACACAAACTGTGCAAAAATCTCCACAAAAGCGAAAGAAGAGCAGCAATCTGTCATCTCCTTTGAAGATGTGTGCCACA TACAAGGATGAGTCTGTCACTCATGAGGTTTTGCCCCGGGAACAGAGGAATGGCCTTCTAGTGGACAAACACAGCTCCGACGTCTCTGAGGAGGTGGTGTCCCTCCAGCCTATCGGCAGCCTCCACTCTGTCATTCTGGACTGGACATCTGTTAGCTTCATCGACTCAGTGGGAGCCAAAGCCATCAAACAG GTGGTGAAGGAATACGCTGCTGTGGATGTTCGAGTGGCCATCGCTGGCTGCAACA GAAATGTATTGAGTGAGCTGGACACTTTGCAGTTCTTTACTGGGAACATGAGCACTGATCTAATGTTCCCCACCGTCCATGATGCTGTGTTACACTGTAACAAGCTGCGTTCCCACCAATCCGCTGCTAGCACCAGCAACATGAGCTGGCGGGAGGAGACGCCAGAGACGGAGAACAAACCCTGGGACATGACACCGCGGGACATCCTCTGA